A window from Exiguobacterium marinum DSM 16307 encodes these proteins:
- a CDS encoding peptidase U32 family protein, with translation MQLVTTAQSVDQAEALIKAGADRLYIGNSRFGLRQKGEWTIDAVREVTQLAHRYGKEVTVAVNNLMHNDQIDELPEYLQELRAMGVDDVTAGDPGAIRLIRQAKIPYWYDAQTLVTSAKQIQFWGKREAIGAVVAREVTLEELALIQQQIGLPVEVQVYGPTCIHHSKRPLVTNYFNELGRPSEEAKQREFYMSEPADASSRYPIYEDENGTHIFSEDLTLMGQLPTLVKHGLHTWKLDGWHAGDQFVEIVKLFTFARANLLNGRFDRVEMEARLNDLQPEGFRLGTGLLLRKPEEIK, from the coding sequence ATTCAGCTCGTCACTACGGCACAAAGCGTCGATCAAGCAGAAGCGTTAATTAAAGCGGGCGCTGACCGACTGTATATCGGGAATTCACGGTTCGGGTTACGGCAAAAAGGAGAGTGGACTATCGATGCTGTGAGGGAAGTCACACAACTTGCCCATCGATACGGGAAAGAAGTGACGGTGGCCGTCAATAATTTGATGCATAACGACCAGATTGATGAGTTGCCCGAATATTTACAGGAACTGAGGGCGATGGGAGTCGATGATGTGACGGCTGGAGACCCTGGAGCGATCCGTCTGATTCGACAAGCGAAGATTCCTTATTGGTACGATGCCCAAACGCTCGTCACGTCCGCCAAACAGATTCAGTTTTGGGGCAAACGGGAGGCGATCGGAGCGGTCGTCGCACGCGAAGTGACGCTCGAGGAACTCGCTCTCATCCAGCAACAAATCGGACTGCCGGTAGAAGTACAGGTGTATGGTCCGACTTGTATCCATCACTCCAAGCGTCCGCTCGTGACGAACTATTTCAACGAACTCGGTCGCCCTTCTGAAGAGGCGAAACAACGCGAGTTTTACATGAGCGAGCCTGCTGATGCATCTAGCCGGTACCCGATCTATGAAGACGAGAACGGGACGCATATTTTCTCTGAAGATCTGACACTCATGGGGCAGCTGCCGACGCTAGTCAAACACGGGCTTCATACGTGGAAACTTGACGGATGGCATGCGGGCGACCAGTTTGTCGAAATCGTTAAATTGTTTACGTTCGCCCGTGCGAATCTATTGAACGGTCGATTTGACCGTGTTGAGATGGAAGCTCGTCTCAACGACCTGCAACCGGAAGGATTCCGTCTCGGAACGGGATTGTTGCTACGCAAGCCAGAAGAGATCAAGTGA
- a CDS encoding peptidase U32 family protein, which produces MKRRPELLAPAGNLEKLKMAIHYGADAVYIGGQQFGLRSRAGNFSYEEMREGVAFAHARNAKVYVAANMVTHEGDIEGAGEFFQTLRDIGIDAVIVSDPAMIETCLTEAEGLPVHLSTQASATNYETLRFWKDEGLERVVLAREVSMDEIVKMKQEVDVEIETFVHGAMCISYSGRCTLSNHMTLRDANRGGCAQSCRWKYGFFEEGALLTEEMEARDEEPFTMSSVDLSMVRHIPDLVDAGVDSLKVEGRMKSIHYVATVCNVYRQVIDAYCEDPENFVFDPSWEEEIWKAAQRELASGFYYGIPTEKEQLFGKPRSIPQYAFAARVISYDPTSGMATLEQRNHFSVGEEVEFFGPGFKRFSQVIESIENVDGQPLESANQAMMTIRVKVDEPVATDFIMRKRKSVPARVVV; this is translated from the coding sequence ATGAAACGACGTCCAGAATTATTAGCGCCAGCAGGTAACTTAGAAAAATTGAAGATGGCGATTCACTACGGGGCCGACGCGGTCTATATCGGCGGACAGCAATTTGGTCTGCGTTCACGTGCCGGTAACTTTAGTTATGAGGAGATGCGAGAAGGTGTGGCGTTCGCCCATGCTCGCAATGCGAAAGTATACGTCGCCGCGAACATGGTGACGCATGAAGGCGATATCGAAGGTGCCGGTGAATTCTTTCAGACACTGCGTGATATCGGGATTGACGCGGTCATCGTCTCTGATCCGGCGATGATCGAGACGTGTCTTACGGAAGCTGAAGGACTGCCGGTCCATCTATCGACTCAAGCCTCGGCGACCAACTATGAGACACTTCGCTTTTGGAAAGACGAGGGCCTTGAACGGGTCGTCTTGGCTCGTGAAGTATCGATGGATGAAATCGTGAAAATGAAACAGGAAGTCGATGTCGAGATTGAGACGTTCGTCCATGGAGCGATGTGCATCTCTTATTCAGGTCGCTGTACGTTGTCTAACCACATGACACTACGTGATGCCAATCGTGGAGGCTGCGCCCAATCATGCCGCTGGAAATATGGATTCTTCGAAGAGGGTGCACTGTTGACAGAAGAGATGGAAGCGCGCGACGAAGAACCGTTCACAATGAGTTCGGTCGACTTATCGATGGTACGGCATATCCCTGACCTCGTGGACGCGGGAGTCGACAGTTTGAAAGTCGAGGGGCGGATGAAGTCGATTCATTACGTCGCGACCGTATGTAACGTCTATCGTCAAGTGATTGACGCGTACTGTGAGGACCCGGAGAATTTTGTCTTCGACCCGTCATGGGAAGAAGAGATTTGGAAAGCGGCCCAACGTGAACTGGCGAGCGGATTCTATTACGGCATTCCAACCGAAAAAGAGCAGTTGTTCGGGAAACCGCGTTCGATTCCGCAGTACGCCTTTGCCGCACGGGTCATCTCATACGACCCGACGAGCGGGATGGCGACACTAGAGCAACGAAACCATTTCTCGGTCGGGGAAGAGGTCGAATTTTTTGGGCCCGGATTTAAACGCTTCTCGCAAGTCATCGAGTCGATTGAAAATGTGGACGGACAGCCGCTCGAGTCAGCTAATCAAGCGATGATGACGATTCGCGTGAAAGTAGATGAACCGGTCGCGACCGATTTTATTATGCGCAAGCGAAAAAGCGTACCCGCACGCGTAGTCGTCTGA
- a CDS encoding MATE family efflux transporter codes for MNQNTEQLRTEPIGRLLFKLSLPAMIGMLVTALYNIIDTIFVARGIGASAVAAIGIAFPIQMILMAVSSAVGLGGASISSRKLGRGDDAGAAVTFLNVLVLVGLFAAFAVSSAFFMLDEILMVFGATSEIMELSRQYLSVVLISSPFFMFTLASSAMVRAEGQAPYQMKVMLTTVLVNLVTTPLFIFTFGWGMYGAAISTALAQVVGSILMLRFFFARKPKTELRFKWRQFRIRFDEIKEIMAIGSSSFIMMVSQSILFVGVNVMLGTYGGTDELAIFAIINKFMALVGMPIMGIVQGMQPIVGYNYGAAQFDRMRETIWTAMRAGIAIAVVIWLVLQLFPHTLMGWFSTDDALIAGGVTAIHILFAVSFLPSVQMLVNGIYQSLGKARVAMFLSLSRQTLYTIPLVFILPSFLGVFGVWLAFPIADAMTFLTAVALAFWDRKLLFRPSEEDAEDRPGDPKATNL; via the coding sequence ATGAACCAAAACACAGAGCAATTACGGACTGAGCCCATCGGCCGACTCCTCTTCAAATTATCGCTTCCGGCGATGATTGGGATGCTCGTGACGGCGCTCTATAACATCATTGATACGATTTTTGTCGCCCGTGGGATCGGCGCGTCAGCCGTCGCCGCCATCGGGATTGCGTTTCCGATTCAGATGATCTTGATGGCCGTGTCCAGTGCGGTCGGGCTCGGCGGGGCGTCCATCAGTTCGAGGAAGCTCGGGCGCGGGGACGATGCCGGTGCGGCTGTCACGTTTTTAAACGTGCTCGTCCTCGTCGGTCTGTTTGCGGCGTTCGCGGTCAGTTCTGCCTTCTTTATGCTAGATGAGATATTAATGGTGTTCGGGGCGACATCCGAAATCATGGAACTTAGCCGACAATACTTATCGGTCGTATTGATCAGTTCACCCTTCTTTATGTTCACGCTTGCTTCAAGTGCGATGGTACGTGCTGAAGGACAGGCGCCGTATCAAATGAAGGTCATGTTGACGACCGTCCTCGTCAATCTCGTGACGACCCCTCTTTTTATCTTCACCTTTGGATGGGGAATGTACGGGGCAGCCATTTCGACGGCACTCGCACAAGTCGTCGGTTCCATATTGATGCTTCGCTTCTTTTTTGCCCGTAAACCAAAAACGGAACTGCGCTTCAAATGGCGACAGTTCCGGATTCGGTTTGATGAGATCAAGGAAATCATGGCAATCGGTTCGTCCTCGTTCATCATGATGGTATCCCAATCGATTCTGTTCGTCGGCGTCAACGTGATGCTTGGGACGTATGGTGGGACGGATGAGTTGGCAATCTTCGCCATCATCAATAAGTTCATGGCGCTCGTCGGCATGCCGATCATGGGTATCGTGCAAGGAATGCAACCGATCGTCGGGTACAACTATGGAGCCGCCCAGTTTGATCGCATGCGTGAGACGATTTGGACGGCGATGCGTGCCGGAATTGCAATCGCCGTGGTCATCTGGCTCGTCTTGCAGTTGTTCCCGCATACGCTCATGGGATGGTTCTCGACGGATGATGCGCTCATTGCCGGAGGGGTGACCGCGATTCACATCCTGTTCGCGGTCTCCTTCTTACCGAGCGTGCAGATGCTCGTCAACGGGATTTATCAGTCGCTCGGAAAGGCGCGAGTCGCCATGTTCCTCTCGCTTTCCCGTCAGACGCTCTATACGATTCCGCTCGTCTTCATCCTACCATCGTTTCTCGGGGTGTTCGGCGTCTGGCTCGCATTCCCGATTGCGGATGCGATGACGTTTTTGACGGCGGTCGCTCTGGCGTTTTGGGACCGTAAGCTGTTGTTCCGTCCTTCAGAAGAGGATGCAGAAGATCGTCCGGGGGACCCGAAAGCTACGAATCTATAA